Proteins found in one Brevibacillus brevis genomic segment:
- a CDS encoding response regulator, which yields MLFYLVDDDDAVRLMLTEIIEDENLGEVVGEASDGSMVDGHTLTARNVDILLIDLFMPDRDGIETIRQVKPTFSGKIVMISQAETKDLIAQAYALGSEYYIIKPVNKIEVVTILQKVIEKIRLERSIRDIHKSLNAVMQVDQPPSGQHRPSQGKPLREAGQFLLTELGIAGDNGSNDLLDILDFLHGYEQTHTFKNGFPALKEIFVAVAQDRLGVAPDDPQIAKVVKASEQRVRRAIYQSLNHLASLGLADLSNWKFENYASQFFDFTYVWKKMAELKSNATSPSSDIRINMKKFIQVLYAEAKRIQSES from the coding sequence ATGCTGTTTTATTTAGTGGATGACGATGATGCTGTTCGCCTTATGCTGACGGAAATTATAGAAGACGAGAATCTGGGCGAAGTCGTGGGGGAAGCATCTGACGGTTCGATGGTAGACGGTCATACGTTAACCGCACGCAACGTAGATATTTTGCTGATCGACCTGTTCATGCCCGACCGGGATGGGATCGAAACGATTCGCCAAGTAAAGCCGACGTTCTCAGGAAAGATCGTTATGATCTCACAGGCAGAAACGAAAGATTTGATTGCCCAAGCTTACGCCCTTGGAAGCGAATACTACATTATCAAGCCTGTAAACAAAATCGAAGTCGTAACGATCCTCCAAAAAGTGATCGAGAAAATTCGCCTCGAGCGTTCGATACGGGACATTCACAAATCGCTGAATGCCGTCATGCAAGTGGACCAGCCACCTTCCGGACAACATCGTCCGTCACAGGGTAAACCACTTCGCGAGGCGGGGCAATTTCTATTAACAGAATTGGGCATCGCGGGGGACAATGGTAGTAATGACTTGCTAGATATTTTGGACTTCTTGCATGGATACGAACAGACGCACACGTTTAAAAATGGATTTCCTGCGTTAAAAGAGATCTTTGTGGCAGTAGCTCAGGACAGGCTAGGAGTAGCTCCGGATGATCCACAAATCGCTAAGGTTGTCAAAGCTTCTGAGCAGAGAGTACGTCGAGCGATTTATCAGTCGCTGAATCATTTGGCGTCTCTTGGGCTTGCGGACCTCTCGAATTGGAAGTTCGAGAATTACGCTTCGCAGTTTTTTGATTTTACGTATGTGTGGAAGAAGATGGCGGAATTGAAAAGCAATGCTACATCGCCGAGTTCAGATATTCGGATCAATATGAAAAAGTTCATTCAAGTGCTGTATGCAGAGGCGAAGCGCATACAGTCGGAGTCGTGA
- a CDS encoding alpha/beta fold hydrolase has translation MDLYYEVSGEGKPVILLHSGGADLRDWVFVAPILAKHFQVIAFDGRGCGKSPSPTETPNYVDDLLSVMDHFRLDEATLVGHSIGGRIATEFALAYPQRVSKLVLIAPDLSGYTFSKPFTEWMQTIQAAAPDVDRMLELSLSSCSYRVVMASPEKDLMVEMTKHNIAKMFEWATWESVWPQPPAIERLGDLAHKTCFLLGKEDAPDLQRIAEHFQQVLPEHRVIEITGADHKPTLTHPEEIARAIIGFLED, from the coding sequence ATGGATTTGTACTATGAGGTTTCAGGGGAAGGAAAACCAGTCATTTTGTTGCACAGTGGCGGTGCTGATTTGCGGGATTGGGTGTTTGTCGCGCCGATTCTGGCGAAGCATTTTCAGGTCATCGCTTTTGACGGACGCGGCTGCGGGAAATCGCCGTCTCCAACAGAGACACCGAACTACGTCGATGATTTGCTTTCCGTCATGGACCATTTTCGGCTGGATGAAGCCACACTCGTGGGGCATTCGATAGGTGGACGAATTGCAACTGAGTTTGCTTTGGCTTATCCGCAGCGAGTGAGCAAGCTCGTGTTGATCGCTCCGGATTTGTCAGGCTATACGTTCAGCAAGCCTTTCACAGAATGGATGCAAACAATTCAAGCGGCAGCACCGGATGTTGACCGTATGTTGGAGCTTTCTCTGTCCTCCTGCTCGTACCGCGTCGTGATGGCAAGTCCCGAGAAGGACCTCATGGTAGAGATGACGAAGCATAATATAGCGAAAATGTTCGAGTGGGCCACCTGGGAGTCCGTATGGCCGCAACCACCTGCGATTGAGCGTCTGGGAGATTTGGCTCATAAAACATGCTTTCTCCTCGGCAAGGAAGATGCGCCTGATCTACAACGTATCGCCGAACATTTTCAACAAGTCTTGCCAGAGCATAGGGTTATCGAGATTACGGGTGCCGATCATAAACCAACGTTGACGCATCCGGAAGAAATCGCTCGCGCTATCATTGGATTTTTGGAGGATTGA
- a CDS encoding TetR/AcrR family transcriptional regulator, giving the protein MPRTPAENERIRQAAKDKIHAAAMTLFIKKGYHATSIDDVAKQAQISKGLLYNYYKGKEELLAAMVQVRIEEVKEVMEAATQLATPSEQLRHIVNGALDNVYQRPDVYRFYLNLQTQPEDDRVLASYREQLNEESSRQFEVQCQIFKQLGVKQPRLRSLYFSSALQGAMLMMTTYPEGFPVEEMKEQIVREYCSPPAETESFD; this is encoded by the coding sequence GTGCCGCGTACTCCAGCTGAAAATGAACGCATTCGCCAAGCTGCAAAAGACAAAATCCATGCAGCCGCGATGACGCTATTCATAAAAAAAGGCTACCACGCGACCTCAATCGACGATGTAGCCAAACAGGCCCAGATATCGAAGGGACTGCTTTACAATTATTACAAAGGCAAAGAAGAGCTTCTCGCCGCGATGGTTCAGGTACGGATCGAGGAAGTAAAAGAAGTGATGGAGGCTGCGACTCAGCTTGCAACGCCGAGCGAACAGCTGCGCCATATTGTCAACGGTGCGCTTGATAACGTATACCAGCGACCGGATGTTTATCGTTTTTACTTGAATTTGCAGACGCAGCCCGAAGATGATCGTGTTCTTGCTTCTTACAGAGAGCAATTAAATGAGGAGTCAAGCAGGCAGTTTGAAGTCCAGTGCCAGATCTTCAAACAATTAGGAGTAAAGCAGCCCAGATTGAGATCGCTCTATTTTTCATCGGCGCTCCAAGGCGCAATGCTGATGATGACGACTTATCCGGAAGGGTTTCCGGTTGAAGAGATGAAGGAGCAGATTGTTCGGGAGTATTGTAGCCCTCCGGCAGAAACAGAGAGTTTTGATTGA
- a CDS encoding GntR family transcriptional regulator, with protein sequence MDMNLIKQIERPTLREQVYQGLKKAIIMLELKPGQRVNDNELAALFGVSRTPVREALKRLEDEGLIESVPGSLTRVTPLLEKEAKHAFPVVAALHGLATRLAMPFETEVICSLEQWNEKLQVALEQQDVIKALEADDGFHDVILEAAGNREIYLALERVVPKIRRLEFARFGSLEGVESVEQHRRIIEAIRDNNSQLASSLMEENWINLGRLLTDHSNDE encoded by the coding sequence ATGGACATGAACCTAATCAAACAGATCGAACGCCCCACATTACGCGAACAGGTATACCAAGGCTTGAAGAAAGCGATCATCATGCTGGAGCTAAAGCCAGGACAACGAGTCAACGACAACGAGCTGGCGGCTTTATTTGGCGTGAGTCGAACACCTGTGAGAGAAGCGCTCAAACGGCTGGAGGACGAAGGGCTTATTGAATCCGTTCCCGGCTCTCTCACACGGGTGACACCCTTACTCGAAAAGGAGGCGAAGCACGCTTTTCCGGTTGTTGCGGCCTTGCACGGGTTGGCAACACGATTGGCGATGCCATTTGAAACAGAGGTCATCTGTAGTTTGGAGCAATGGAATGAAAAGCTGCAGGTCGCACTCGAACAGCAAGATGTGATCAAAGCGCTTGAAGCAGATGATGGCTTTCACGACGTGATCCTCGAAGCTGCTGGGAATCGTGAAATCTACCTGGCTCTTGAGCGAGTTGTACCGAAAATTCGGCGTTTGGAATTTGCTCGGTTTGGTTCCTTAGAAGGGGTGGAATCAGTAGAACAGCATCGCAGAATCATCGAAGCGATTCGAGACAACAACAGTCAGCTTGCCTCTTCTTTAATGGAAGAAAACTGGATCAACCTTGGCAGATTGCTTACGGACCATTCTAATGATGAATAG
- the glyA gene encoding serine hydroxymethyltransferase: MSTVEMKGEVHDSRVLQWARSIIEESPSHRLIQQEIVNAVNRNAIWRGEECLNLLAPEAPTTPIVRQLLASEVGTRAAEGHIGSTQRWFAGTKYIDEIEALCVELLKKVFHANFADHRLVASMIGNMTVYAALTQPGDTIMTIAQPFGGHSSNRVDGPAGIRGLQIVDVPMDPAELTVDLDEFAKVARQVRPKLVTLGASMTLFPFPLKEMAEIVKEWGGRIYFDGAHQLGLIGGGQFQDPLREGACVMTGSAGKTFSGPQSGIIVWNDPELSIPITDAIFPALAATHQVNRVAALAAAAAEFLAFGKEYMAQIVTNAQALGKAFDERGIRVLCAHKGYTRTHQVILDVKEFGGGYEVGKRLAEANIITNKNLIPGDGPEDWDFPSGLRIGTTEVTRFGMKEQEMDMIAELIVSVLSGREKPEVVKSKVIELRRSFSKMQFCCPE; this comes from the coding sequence ATGAGTACGGTTGAAATGAAGGGAGAAGTACATGATTCGCGTGTTCTTCAATGGGCACGATCCATTATCGAAGAGAGTCCGTCCCACCGTCTGATTCAGCAAGAGATCGTGAATGCTGTCAACCGCAATGCGATTTGGCGCGGCGAGGAATGCCTGAATTTGCTCGCACCAGAAGCTCCTACCACGCCCATCGTACGTCAACTGCTCGCTTCTGAGGTTGGTACTCGCGCTGCGGAAGGACATATTGGCAGCACGCAGAGATGGTTCGCTGGCACAAAATATATCGACGAAATCGAAGCGCTATGTGTGGAGCTATTGAAAAAAGTATTCCACGCCAATTTTGCTGACCATCGATTGGTAGCGAGCATGATCGGGAACATGACAGTCTATGCGGCGTTAACACAACCGGGCGATACGATTATGACGATTGCGCAACCGTTTGGGGGGCATTCCAGCAATCGGGTGGACGGGCCTGCTGGCATTCGCGGTTTGCAAATTGTGGATGTGCCAATGGACCCCGCTGAGCTTACCGTTGATTTGGACGAATTCGCGAAAGTCGCACGGCAAGTTAGACCAAAGCTCGTTACCCTCGGCGCGTCCATGACCTTATTCCCATTTCCTTTGAAGGAAATGGCTGAGATCGTGAAGGAATGGGGCGGGCGCATTTATTTTGATGGTGCACACCAGTTGGGGTTGATCGGTGGTGGTCAATTTCAAGACCCGCTACGAGAAGGGGCATGTGTGATGACTGGCTCGGCTGGCAAAACATTTAGCGGTCCGCAAAGCGGCATTATCGTCTGGAATGACCCGGAACTTTCGATACCGATTACAGATGCCATTTTCCCAGCCCTTGCCGCGACACATCAAGTCAACCGGGTAGCGGCACTGGCTGCGGCGGCGGCAGAGTTTTTGGCGTTTGGCAAAGAATACATGGCGCAAATTGTGACGAATGCGCAAGCGCTGGGAAAAGCATTCGATGAACGGGGTATTCGAGTTCTTTGCGCCCATAAAGGCTATACACGTACACACCAAGTCATTCTGGACGTAAAAGAGTTTGGCGGTGGGTACGAGGTAGGTAAGCGATTGGCAGAAGCGAACATCATCACGAACAAAAATTTAATTCCAGGCGATGGACCAGAGGATTGGGACTTTCCAAGCGGTCTGCGTATCGGGACGACAGAAGTCACTCGCTTTGGTATGAAGGAACAAGAGATGGACATGATTGCAGAACTCATTGTTAGTGTGTTGTCCGGCAGGGAAAAGCCCGAGGTGGTTAAGTCAAAGGTGATCGAATTGCGCAGATCGTTTAGCAAGATGCAGTTCTGCTGCCCAGAATAG
- a CDS encoding MarR family winged helix-turn-helix transcriptional regulator encodes MSTDHTNSNSDVTIDQTTKELALVFGQLKRIGHVFSPSKDLRQSELNLLVHLTYVSPPGTNGIRVSELGKQLKITSAAVTHVIQSLEQQGYITRTVGPKDRRSILVAPTKKGFDFVAAREQELFNRFQQLHEHLGTDDAQALIRILTKSIRFLHTYQDSDESHP; translated from the coding sequence ATGAGTACAGACCATACAAACTCAAACTCGGATGTTACTATTGATCAGACAACGAAAGAGCTTGCTCTCGTATTTGGTCAGCTAAAGCGGATCGGACATGTTTTCAGTCCTTCGAAAGACCTCCGTCAGAGCGAACTGAATTTGCTAGTTCACTTGACCTACGTCAGTCCACCTGGCACGAACGGCATCAGAGTTTCTGAGCTAGGCAAGCAGTTGAAAATAACGTCTGCAGCTGTGACCCATGTGATTCAATCACTCGAACAGCAAGGCTACATAACCCGTACCGTAGGACCTAAGGATCGACGCTCCATTCTCGTAGCCCCTACGAAAAAGGGATTTGATTTTGTGGCAGCGAGAGAGCAAGAGCTGTTTAATCGTTTTCAGCAGCTGCATGAACATCTAGGTACGGATGATGCACAGGCACTCATACGAATTTTAACGAAATCAATCCGATTCCTGCATACCTATCAGGATAGCGATGAATCACACCCATAG
- a CDS encoding NAD-dependent epimerase/dehydratase family protein, which produces MNVFLTGITGYVGSVVAEHFQSLGYQVAGLVRSEEKAELLLSQGFTPIAGDLADTTLLTEIVKKFDGVIHMAISHTPDMEKLDVAAVQAMLDGLEGTGKPFIYTSGTLIYNDTYDTVVDENSPLNPLPFLQWKANQEQEVLVAAERNIRTIVIRPTLVYGRGGGLVQATIQRTKLSQSANYIDDGQTAWSTIDIDDLARLYECAFLRAQPGSLFNGTSKEMITTKELMTSIAKIAGIDKAESWSYEDAAKELGPAAWGASINQRISGLRAEQQLQWSPSANSLLKELEQGSYQNNKKP; this is translated from the coding sequence ATGAATGTTTTCCTTACAGGAATAACAGGTTATGTCGGGTCCGTAGTCGCCGAGCATTTTCAGTCTCTTGGGTATCAGGTTGCTGGACTTGTACGATCGGAAGAGAAAGCGGAGCTGTTGCTTTCACAGGGGTTCACCCCTATTGCTGGCGATCTTGCGGACACCACACTGCTAACGGAGATTGTTAAAAAATTCGATGGGGTCATTCATATGGCGATCTCGCACACTCCTGATATGGAAAAACTGGATGTAGCTGCGGTTCAGGCAATGCTGGATGGTTTGGAAGGGACAGGGAAGCCATTCATTTATACGAGCGGAACGCTGATCTATAACGATACGTACGACACTGTCGTGGATGAGAACTCCCCTCTCAACCCTTTGCCTTTTCTCCAATGGAAAGCGAACCAGGAGCAGGAAGTTTTAGTAGCTGCCGAGCGCAACATTCGAACAATCGTCATACGTCCTACACTTGTGTATGGTCGTGGTGGTGGACTCGTCCAAGCAACGATTCAAAGAACGAAGCTCTCTCAGTCAGCCAACTACATCGATGATGGACAAACGGCATGGTCTACTATCGATATTGATGATTTGGCGAGACTTTACGAATGCGCTTTTTTACGCGCACAACCAGGCTCATTATTTAACGGAACTTCTAAGGAAATGATTACGACGAAAGAGCTCATGACTTCGATTGCCAAAATAGCTGGGATAGACAAAGCGGAATCATGGAGCTATGAGGATGCGGCCAAGGAGTTAGGACCAGCCGCTTGGGGGGCGAGCATCAATCAGAGGATATCTGGATTGCGCGCGGAACAACAGTTGCAATGGAGCCCCTCTGCGAACTCTCTCCTTAAAGAGCTGGAGCAAGGTTCTTATCAAAACAATAAAAAACCATAG